The DNA region ACTGTTCATGGCTTGCGCATAGCGGGAGGAAGCCAGTGGATTAGTGAGCGTCATGTGTTCGGAAAGGGTATTCATCCCTTTAATTTGTAAGTAATAGAGCAGGTTACTGAAAAAAGAAGCGGATATTGCCGGAGCCAGCACAGAGCGGAGGGATATCAGAAAGAAAGCGTTAGACAGCATGAGCTTAGGATCCAAATCTTCTACTACATATACACCGAAGGCTATGAAAAGAGTCATCATCCCCGTTTCAGTGCTTCGGTTTCTACCATCATGCCTGCGCGGAGGCTTTTCATCTCTTCGGGAGTGGCGTCGTCCAGCTCGATGCGAACGGGAATGCGTTGCTGCACTTTGACGAAGTTGCCGGCGGAGTTATCAGTCGGAACCAGGGCGTACTTGGAATCGGTTGCTTCGGATATAGCGGTAACTGTGCCGTGAAAGATATGCCCGCGGAAAGCATCGACCTTGATGCGTACTTTCTGCCCGATGTAGATGTGGGAAATCTGCGTTTCTTTGTAGTTGGCGGTGATCCATTTGTCGTTGCCCCGTACAAGATGGGAGATGGTTTGCCCGGCTTGTACGAATTGTCCCGGTTCGAGGGTGCGGCGCCCTATATATCCGTTGTAAGGAGCGGTGACTATCGTATAAGAGAGATTCAATTTTGCCATATCCAGATCCGCTTCTTTGCGAAGGATATTCGCTTCGATACCGGTGGATTTCTTGCTTGTTTCGGAGTATTGGGATTTTGCCGCTTCCTTTTGTTGCAGCAGGGCCTGATAGCGTGCTTGGGTTGCTTCGTAGGCGGTTTTTATCTGTTCATATTGTTGCTGGCTGACGGATTCTTCGGCAAGCAGGTTGGCATAGCGGCGATAATCTTGTTCCTGCTGCCAGAGCTTGGCCTTGGTTTCTGCAATGTTGGCTTCCTGAATGGCTACATTTACTTGCGAGGTCTGAATGCCGGAGCTTAATACGTCTTTTGCACCTTTCGCATCCATCAGGGCAGCTTCCGCATCCTTTACTTTGATGAGATATTCCCGGTTGTCAAGAATGAGAAGGGTGTCTCCGGCATGCACAGGCTGGTGCTCTGTGAAGCGGACTTCCTTGATATAACCCGAAGCGCGGATATTGAGCGGAGCTATATACTGGTCTACTACGGCATCATTGGTGATTTCGTAATGAACGTATTTCCAGAAGTAATTGATCGTCCATGAAATTCCCGCTAGTGCAAGGAGGATACATACCGTATTGAGGGTGATATTCCTTATTCTTAATCTCTTCAGTTGCAGTTCAGCATCCAGCCGCACGCTGCTTGCATCCAGCAGGTCGGTGAAGATGGAAAGCTGGTTCAGGTAGCGGTTTTGCACAATCCGGTAGTTTTCTTCTGCCTGGCTGACAGAGAGCTTCAGGGCTTCTATGCGGTTCAGAGCCTCTTTATGACGGGTGCAGGCAGTTCGGATCTGAATACGGATGTTCTGCATCAGGAGTTCTTCGGCATACTTTTGAAGTTGTACCGCCTGCCGGGCTTCGTGCATCTTGTGCTTATTCTGATAAAGAGACGACAGGTTGTATGAGAGGCTGAGACCGATGTTCCAGTTGTTGTTGTACATGTCAGCCAGCGTAGTGCTGAGTGGGCGTGCAAGGGTGTTGCCCGCATGCAGTGACAGACTGGGAAGGTAGTTTGCTTTAGTCAGCCGGATATCGTTTTCTGCCAGCAGGGTTTGTTGGCGGACAATCTGCATACCCGGATAGTTGTTGTAGGCTAATTGTACATACGTATCATAATCAGACACACTGACGGCGGTATACAGTAAAGTAGTGTCCGGTGCTATCAGCTGTGATTCGTCCAGTCCCAGCAGAATATCGAGTTGCTGCGAAGCTATGGAGATGCTGTTGTCGGCTTCCTGATAGGTCAGGCGGTCGTTGGTCAGTTGCAGTTCACTGCGGATTTCATCATTGTGGGTGACTATGCCTTCTTTTTTCATCCGGCGGATATCTTTCAGTCGGTGTTCGGACTCTTCGATGTTGCGTGCCAGCACTTCCCGCTGCTTGTAGTAACTGAAAAGCGTCATGTACTGTTGCAGCAGTACCAGCTTGATTTCGGCTTCATTGTCGGCACTGGTCAGGGCGGCTATTTGTTTTTTAA from Bacteroides sp. MSB163 includes:
- a CDS encoding HlyD family secretion protein, translated to MKRLRIRNITLNTVCILLALAGISWTINYFWKYVHYEITNDAVVDQYIAPLNIRASGYIKEVRFTEHQPVHAGDTLLILDNREYLIKVKDAEAALMDAKGAKDVLSSGIQTSQVNVAIQEANIAETKAKLWQQEQDYRRYANLLAEESVSQQQYEQIKTAYEATQARYQALLQQKEAAKSQYSETSKKSTGIEANILRKEADLDMAKLNLSYTIVTAPYNGYIGRRTLEPGQFVQAGQTISHLVRGNDKWITANYKETQISHIYIGQKVRIKVDAFRGHIFHGTVTAISEATDSKYALVPTDNSAGNFVKVQQRIPVRIELDDATPEEMKSLRAGMMVETEALKRG